A region of the Variovorax sp. 54 genome:
TGCAGCTGGCCGGGCACATCGGTGCGAACCAGGTGGACGAATCGCAACTGGACAAGGAGCGCGCACCCTACGCCGCGATGCAACACACCGCGAGCGGCATGGTGGACAGCGATGCGCTCGATGCCGCCTATTCAGATGCTGGAGACAAGGCGGTAGAAACTGGCAACGACAAGGTGCCGCACACGAGCGACGCCGTGGTCGCGCTCGCCGCACGCGGCGGTTTGGCGATGGTCGCAGGACAGCAGCTGCAGATCGTGAGCGGCGAGACCGCCACGCTGGCCAGCGGCGGCGACATCAACCTGGCGCTGGCCGACGTGCTGCGCGTGCACAGCGGCCAAGCCATCGGGGTGCTGGCCGGCGCGCAGAAGGCCGATGCCGAAGCGGGCCTGTCGGTCATTGCAGGCAACGACGACCTGGACTTCCAGGCGCAGCACGACGAGCTGCGCATCCTAGCCCAGCAGGCACTGAAGATCGCGAGCACCGACCAGGCGGTGGAGTTCGCGGCCAAGAAGAAGATCCGCATTGCGACGGCGCAAGGCGCGTCGATCACGCTGGAGGACGGCAACATCACCTTCGAGGCGCCGGGGAAGATCACGTATCACGCGGTGCAGCGGAAGCTGGCCGGTCCGGTGCAGAAGAGCTATCCGCTGCCGGCGTTTCCCAAGAGCATTTGCGTGGCGTGCCTCTTGAAGTCGCTCAAGTCGGCGCCGGCCTTCACCCAGGTGGAGTAACGCAAGATGAACCTGATCGACAAGCACGCGCCCGGATGGATCGATGCCCTGTTTGCGGACGATGGCCCTCTTGCCTCGGGTCCCGAGGGGTTTCGCTACGCCTTGATCGATTGCGCCTTCGCTCCGCAATGCCATCAGCTGCTCAAGAGTCACCTCGGCTCCGGCTCTTTGCGGTCGCTCTACGAGAACATGCCCGGCGCTTCGGACGAGGCGATCCGGCATTCGCCGGTGCTGCTGAACATCGACGCCGTCGAGCGACCCTTGCTCGATCGTGTGCTGCAGCTGACGAATGGCTTGCCGATGCTCAGCTTCATCTGCTCGGTCGAACCGCTCGAATCGCTGTTCGAACGCCTGAGCCCCTGGTGCATCGTGAATGCGGACGGACAGTATTTCGTGCTGCGCTTTCCCGACACGCGCCGCCTGCCGGATGTGCTGGCCGCGCTGTCACCGTTGCAGCAGACGGCGTTCTGCGGTCCCGGCACCACGTGGCATTTCCGTCGGCGCGACGCGAGCTGGAGCACTTTCCTTGCATCCGGGCAAACGGCCGCTTCCATGTCGCTGCCTCCATGCGCACCGGTACTCGATGGTGATCAATGCGCGGCGCTCATTGCCGGCAGCGAAGCGGACGAGATGGTCGCGAACCTGCTGCAGCTCTCGCCAGCCTACGAAGCGAAGCATTCGCCCTCGGCCTTGCACGCGCTTGCGACATGCGGGATCGCCGAAGCCAACGCCATGCAGTTCGACACGGTGGCGCAACGGATGAGACTGTGCGAGGTGTTTTGGCAGCAGCCCGAACTCAGCCGAAGCGGTCGCCCGGACCATGACGCGCTGCGCGCCTTGATGGCCTAGCGCATCCATAGCAGCAGGAACAACAAACAGATGCTTCTCAAGAACTGGCTTCTTCCTCTCGTACTTCTTGCATCCCTGGCTGTGACAGGGTGTGCCATCGGTCGTGCTGACACGGTTCCAGCGTCGGTCAGCGGCGTCAACTACACCGACCAGGACATTCACTACCGGCTGTTCGACCCCAAGGATCCGAAGCAGACCACACTTGCCTCCGAAGACATTGGCCCATTTGCCGCCGGAGGCGTGATCTGCTGCTACGAAGTACCGAAGAACTGGACGCCTGGCATCCAGGTCGGAGTGATCTTGCAGAGCTACGACAACAACGCGCGCGACTATCGGCCGCGCCAGAACTTCATCGTTGATCTGCCGCCGTACGACAAGAGTGGCAAGGCGGGAGATGTGTGGTTCATCAACTATCCAGATGGAACAGTGGGCGTGGTCTCGACGGCATACCGGCCCAACGGCGACGAGTGGCCTGGGAAGATCAAGGGATGGCCCAAGCCTTCTGTGGCTTTTCAGCGGGAGTTGTGGGAGAGGGATATGAGGTTGGCACAGGAAGGGTTGACGTCGAGCACAAGTTCGCTGCAAAGACTGAAGAATGACCCGAAAAAGTACCTGAGGGAAGAGTGGGATTGGCTCTCAAAGAGCCATGCATTCAGGCACAAACTAAAGCCATTCTCAGGGCCAGACGATCCCGCATTCTTTGCAGAGGAAAAAGAAACGACGGAGAGGCTCGTGGCGTGGCAGCAAGAGAAGATCGACCGCCTAATGAAGATAAAGCCATGACCATGCTTTCCGAACAACACTGCAAAGAAGCGCCTCGCGCTTTTCGTACTTAGCTTGTCGCAACAGGAACGACAGATGATTCTCAGAAATTGGCTACTTCCCTTCGCGCTTCTTGCATCACTGACCACCAGTGGTTGTGCTCTAGGCCGCGCCGACACGGTTCCGGCCTCGGTCAGCGGCGTCAACTACACCGACCAGGACATCCGCTATCGGCTG
Encoded here:
- a CDS encoding DUF4123 domain-containing protein: MNLIDKHAPGWIDALFADDGPLASGPEGFRYALIDCAFAPQCHQLLKSHLGSGSLRSLYENMPGASDEAIRHSPVLLNIDAVERPLLDRVLQLTNGLPMLSFICSVEPLESLFERLSPWCIVNADGQYFVLRFPDTRRLPDVLAALSPLQQTAFCGPGTTWHFRRRDASWSTFLASGQTAASMSLPPCAPVLDGDQCAALIAGSEADEMVANLLQLSPAYEAKHSPSALHALATCGIAEANAMQFDTVAQRMRLCEVFWQQPELSRSGRPDHDALRALMA
- a CDS encoding DUF3304 domain-containing protein — its product is MLLKNWLLPLVLLASLAVTGCAIGRADTVPASVSGVNYTDQDIHYRLFDPKDPKQTTLASEDIGPFAAGGVICCYEVPKNWTPGIQVGVILQSYDNNARDYRPRQNFIVDLPPYDKSGKAGDVWFINYPDGTVGVVSTAYRPNGDEWPGKIKGWPKPSVAFQRELWERDMRLAQEGLTSSTSSLQRLKNDPKKYLREEWDWLSKSHAFRHKLKPFSGPDDPAFFAEEKETTERLVAWQQEKIDRLMKIKP